The following proteins come from a genomic window of Heyndrickxia acidicola:
- a CDS encoding DUF1292 domain-containing protein: MKDDIKDFIMIEDEEGNQREFAVEALFTMNDKSFALVSADNKTFLMIEGEEGDQYLTGIEDSKESKAIFDEYHNSLQDNPIID, from the coding sequence ATGAAGGACGACATAAAGGATTTCATCATGATTGAGGACGAAGAAGGAAATCAAAGAGAATTTGCAGTGGAAGCCTTATTTACTATGAACGACAAATCGTTTGCCCTTGTATCAGCAGATAACAAAACCTTTTTGATGATTGAAGGGGAAGAGGGCGACCAATATTTAACCGGAATTGAAGATTCCAAGGAAAGCAAGGCTATTTTTGATGAGTATCACAATTCCCTACAGGATAATCCCATTATTGACTAA
- the ppsA gene encoding phosphoenolpyruvate synthase — MGALVLGLQETEKTQLMLVGGKGLNLGELSKIQGIKVPEGFCVTTEGFKKAFDHNQTFQALLEHLTMLKVEDRDQIGEISKKIQQIIREADIPLDVVNAIADYLSQCGHEHAYAVRSSATAEDLPYASFAGQQDTYLNIIGKEAILRYIKKCWASLFTERAVIYRIQNRVNHRQVYISVIVQRMVFPQASGVLFTADPITSNRNLLSINASFGLGEALVSGLVSADCYKVRAEEIVDKMIAAKKLAIYARKEGGTETQKINPEKQKTQALTEQQIVQLARLGRQIEAYFGCPQDIEWCLADDTFHFVQSRPITTLFPIPEANDQENHVYVSVGHQQMMTDAMKPLGLSFFLLTTPAPMRKAGGRLFVDVTPQLASADRRDALLHAMGQHDPLMKDALINIIERGDFITSLPNDHQAPSPARGNTDMLEQIENNPSIVSDLIKRSQTSIETLKQTIQAKSGNDLIEFILEDIQELRKILFDPQSSATFMAAINASAWISEKMNEWLGEKNAADTLSQSVPNNITSEMGLALMDVADVIRPYPEVMEYLQQVKDDTFLAGLVNVNGGQEAKDAINGFLSKYGMRCAGEIDMTRTRWSEKPITLVPMILNNIKNFEPNESKRKFEQGRLEALNKEQELVDRLKQLPDGEQRAKETKRMISRIRNFMGYREYPKYGMVNRYFIYKQALLKEAEKLVQASVLHEKEDIYYLTFEELGEAVRTNKLDYQIISKRKDEYTLYEKLTPPRVITSDGEIMIGEYKRENLPAGAIAGLPVSSGVVEGRARVILNIEDADLEDGDILVTTFTDPSWTPLFVSIKGLVTEVGGLMTHGAVIAREYGLPAVVGVEHATKRIKDRQQIRVHGTEGYIEIL, encoded by the coding sequence ATGGGTGCATTGGTTCTCGGTTTACAGGAAACAGAAAAAACACAGCTTATGCTCGTTGGCGGAAAAGGGTTGAATTTAGGGGAATTATCAAAAATTCAAGGAATAAAAGTACCAGAAGGATTTTGTGTTACAACAGAGGGATTTAAAAAAGCATTTGACCATAACCAAACGTTTCAAGCATTGCTGGAGCATTTAACAATGCTGAAAGTGGAGGATCGTGATCAAATTGGTGAAATCAGCAAGAAGATCCAACAAATCATTAGGGAAGCAGACATTCCTTTGGATGTTGTGAATGCAATTGCCGATTATCTCTCTCAGTGTGGTCATGAACATGCTTATGCAGTTCGTTCAAGTGCGACTGCTGAAGATTTACCCTATGCCTCATTTGCTGGTCAACAAGACACCTATTTAAATATTATCGGAAAAGAAGCAATCTTACGGTATATCAAAAAATGCTGGGCTTCACTATTTACGGAAAGAGCGGTTATTTACAGAATACAAAATCGGGTTAACCACAGACAAGTTTATATATCCGTTATTGTTCAGAGGATGGTTTTCCCACAGGCATCAGGGGTTTTATTTACCGCTGACCCCATTACCTCTAACAGAAATTTACTTTCCATCAATGCCAGTTTTGGGCTTGGAGAAGCACTTGTCTCTGGCCTGGTATCAGCCGATTGTTATAAAGTACGTGCTGAAGAAATTGTCGACAAAATGATCGCAGCCAAAAAATTAGCGATCTATGCACGAAAAGAAGGCGGAACAGAGACACAGAAGATCAACCCAGAGAAGCAAAAAACGCAAGCCCTTACTGAACAGCAAATCGTACAGCTTGCACGCCTCGGAAGACAGATCGAAGCCTATTTTGGCTGCCCGCAAGATATTGAATGGTGTTTAGCGGATGATACATTTCATTTCGTCCAGAGTCGTCCAATCACAACGCTTTTCCCCATACCAGAAGCGAACGATCAGGAAAATCACGTCTATGTGTCTGTCGGCCATCAACAAATGATGACTGATGCCATGAAACCACTGGGATTGTCTTTTTTCCTTTTAACGACTCCTGCACCCATGCGCAAAGCGGGTGGAAGGCTGTTTGTTGATGTCACACCTCAACTGGCTTCAGCTGACAGAAGAGACGCTTTATTACATGCCATGGGCCAGCACGATCCGCTCATGAAAGACGCACTTATAAACATCATTGAGCGTGGAGATTTTATAACATCATTACCAAATGATCATCAAGCACCGAGTCCCGCTAGAGGCAATACAGATATGCTTGAACAAATCGAAAACAATCCATCCATCGTTTCTGATTTGATAAAACGCAGTCAAACATCGATTGAAACGTTAAAACAAACCATCCAAGCGAAATCAGGAAACGATTTAATTGAGTTCATACTGGAAGATATTCAGGAATTAAGGAAAATTTTATTTGACCCGCAAAGTTCTGCTACCTTTATGGCAGCAATAAATGCATCAGCATGGATCAGTGAAAAGATGAACGAGTGGCTAGGTGAAAAAAACGCTGCAGACACGCTTTCTCAGTCTGTACCAAACAATATTACGTCGGAAATGGGTCTGGCACTAATGGATGTCGCAGATGTGATTCGTCCTTATCCAGAAGTAATGGAGTATTTACAACAAGTAAAAGATGATACCTTTTTGGCTGGACTGGTAAATGTTAATGGCGGACAGGAAGCAAAAGACGCTATCAATGGCTTTCTCAGCAAATACGGAATGCGATGTGCCGGAGAAATCGATATGACAAGAACACGATGGAGTGAAAAACCCATTACACTTGTCCCCATGATTCTCAATAACATCAAAAACTTTGAGCCGAATGAAAGCAAGCGGAAATTTGAGCAAGGTCGGCTGGAGGCTCTGAATAAAGAACAAGAGTTAGTGGATCGATTAAAGCAATTACCGGATGGTGAACAAAGAGCCAAAGAAACAAAACGAATGATCAGCCGAATCCGGAATTTCATGGGGTATCGCGAATATCCAAAATACGGCATGGTGAATCGCTACTTTATTTATAAACAGGCTTTACTGAAAGAAGCCGAAAAACTGGTGCAAGCAAGCGTACTCCATGAAAAAGAAGATATATACTATCTCACTTTTGAAGAGCTTGGCGAAGCCGTACGCACAAATAAACTGGATTACCAGATTATCAGCAAACGAAAAGACGAGTATACATTATATGAAAAACTAACTCCTCCACGTGTGATCACGTCTGATGGCGAAATCATGATTGGTGAGTACAAACGAGAAAATCTCCCAGCTGGAGCGATTGCTGGTCTGCCTGTTTCTTCTGGCGTTGTCGAGGGAAGAGCACGTGTCATCCTAAACATAGAAGATGCTGATTTAGAGGATGGAGATATCTTAGTTACCACCTTTACGGACCCTAGCTGGACACCATTGTTTGTTTCCATAAAAGGCTTAGTCACCGAGGTAGGCGGACTGATGACCCATGGAGCAGTTATTGCACGAGAATATGGCTTACCAGCTGTTGTTGGCGTGGAACATGCGACGAAACGAATAAAAGACAGGCAGCAAATCCGTGTGCATGGGACAGAAGGTTATATTGAAATATTGTAA